A region from the Lentimonas sp. CC4 genome encodes:
- the nuoB gene encoding NADH-quinone oxidoreductase subunit NuoB produces MQNTTIAYDSKVEGEVIVTQADAVINWIRKHSVWPMPMGLACCAIELMGAGGARFDISRFGMEVMRFSPRQADCMIVAGTVTYKMAEVVRRIYDQMAEPKWVVAMGACASTGGMYRSYATLQGVDNIIPVDVYISGCPPRPEALLDAMIKLQDKIGTERSVKNLIPKKADSAELAGAAKES; encoded by the coding sequence ATGCAAAATACAACCATAGCTTATGACAGTAAGGTCGAGGGTGAAGTCATTGTCACTCAGGCGGATGCTGTAATTAACTGGATCCGCAAGCACTCGGTATGGCCGATGCCCATGGGCCTCGCTTGCTGCGCGATCGAACTAATGGGTGCCGGTGGCGCGCGTTTCGATATTTCCCGATTCGGGATGGAAGTTATGCGATTTTCGCCTCGTCAGGCGGATTGTATGATCGTTGCGGGCACGGTGACTTACAAAATGGCAGAGGTGGTGCGTCGTATTTACGACCAGATGGCCGAGCCAAAATGGGTGGTTGCTATGGGCGCTTGTGCGAGCACAGGCGGCATGTATCGCTCGTATGCGACGCTGCAAGGCGTGGATAATATTATCCCAGTTGATGTTTATATCAGTGGTTGTCCTCCGCGTCCGGAGGCATTGCTGGATGCGATGATTAAATTGCAGGACAAGATCGGCACCGAGCGTTCGGTGAAGAACTTGATTCCTAAAAAGGCGGATTCTGCGGAATTGGCCGGAGCTGCGAAGGAAAGTTAA
- a CDS encoding NADH-quinone oxidoreductase subunit C, giving the protein MTTSDLALLKERFETLTERESSDHTALNCPADQLIELCTALRDDFGYDMLVDVTAVDWDAQSPRFTGIYHFLSTTKHEYLRVAADCADDINPALPSLSAVFASANWHERETYDLMGIRYEGHPDLTRILMWDAYPYHPLRKDFPLAGIEVPLPAADVAETTGASVLPAPMMGGPFVSSADGPMSQTEPRAKDQSWNEKKVKPCGK; this is encoded by the coding sequence ATGACTACCAGTGATTTGGCTCTACTCAAGGAGCGCTTCGAAACTCTCACAGAGCGCGAGTCTTCGGACCATACCGCGTTGAATTGCCCAGCGGATCAGCTGATTGAGCTGTGCACTGCGCTACGCGATGACTTCGGCTACGATATGTTGGTCGATGTGACTGCGGTCGATTGGGACGCGCAGAGTCCACGGTTTACCGGGATCTACCACTTTCTTTCGACGACGAAGCACGAGTATCTTCGTGTGGCTGCCGATTGTGCGGATGATATCAATCCAGCGCTACCGAGCCTGTCGGCTGTCTTTGCTTCGGCCAATTGGCACGAGCGCGAGACCTACGATTTGATGGGCATTCGCTACGAAGGGCACCCTGATTTGACACGTATTTTGATGTGGGATGCGTATCCGTATCATCCACTGCGTAAAGATTTCCCATTGGCGGGGATCGAAGTGCCGCTGCCAGCTGCCGATGTGGCGGAAACGACTGGTGCCTCTGTCTTGCCTGCGCCGATGATGGGCGGTCCGTTCGTCTCGTCCGCTGATGGGCCAATGAGCCAGACCGAGCCGCGTGCGAAGGATCAGAGCTGGAACGAGAAAAAGGTAAAACCCTGCGGGAAATAA
- the nuoD gene encoding NADH dehydrogenase (quinone) subunit D: protein MATTKEISIGDAGARASDAEGELSGETMMLNVGPSHPTTHGVLRLKMELDGDVVKKCEPVIGYLHRGTEKIAENMTYNQFVPYTDRLDYIAPLSNNVAYAMTVEKLANLEVPERCQAIRMLCCELARISSHLLGVGVYGMDAGAWTVFMYTFTEREKLYTLFEELTGARFTTSYTRIGGVARDIPDGWLGRVLDFCKGVLPVLDQVDKLLTRNRIFMDRTVGIGAISKEDALSYGLTGPNLRACGIDLDLRKDKPYLGYENYDFEVPIGTNGDCYDRYLMRAEEIRQSVGIIRQCIGKFPEGSYYAEDAKKIFAPQKSKVLTSMEELIQNFMITTEGPQIPAGEVYFEAENPKGALGFFIASKGGGVPYRLKVRGPSFCNLSILDKLIPGHYLTDITVILGSLDFVMGECDR, encoded by the coding sequence ATGGCCACTACCAAAGAAATTTCAATCGGAGATGCCGGGGCACGCGCAAGCGATGCCGAGGGTGAACTCTCTGGCGAGACCATGATGCTCAACGTCGGGCCTTCGCACCCGACCACTCACGGCGTGTTGCGCTTGAAGATGGAGCTCGACGGCGATGTCGTGAAGAAGTGTGAGCCAGTGATCGGCTATCTGCACCGTGGCACTGAAAAGATTGCCGAGAACATGACGTATAACCAGTTCGTGCCTTATACAGACCGACTGGACTACATTGCACCGCTTTCCAATAACGTCGCATATGCGATGACAGTTGAGAAGTTGGCGAACCTCGAAGTGCCTGAGCGTTGCCAAGCGATTCGTATGCTTTGCTGCGAGTTGGCGCGTATTTCGTCACACTTACTGGGTGTTGGGGTTTACGGGATGGATGCCGGCGCATGGACGGTGTTCATGTATACGTTCACTGAACGTGAAAAGCTCTACACTCTGTTTGAAGAACTGACTGGTGCGCGTTTCACCACTAGCTATACACGTATCGGCGGTGTCGCTCGCGATATTCCAGACGGCTGGCTGGGGCGTGTGCTTGATTTCTGTAAGGGCGTGCTGCCAGTGCTGGATCAGGTGGATAAGCTTCTGACTCGTAATCGTATCTTCATGGATCGCACCGTTGGTATTGGCGCGATCTCGAAAGAGGATGCGTTGTCTTACGGTCTGACTGGGCCAAATCTCCGCGCTTGTGGTATTGATTTAGACCTTCGTAAAGATAAGCCGTATCTCGGCTATGAAAATTACGATTTTGAAGTGCCGATCGGCACCAATGGTGACTGCTACGACCGCTATCTAATGCGTGCTGAAGAGATCCGCCAGAGTGTTGGAATCATTCGTCAGTGCATCGGTAAATTCCCAGAAGGTTCTTACTATGCTGAGGACGCGAAGAAGATCTTCGCTCCGCAAAAGTCGAAAGTGCTGACCAGCATGGAGGAATTGATCCAGAACTTCATGATCACGACTGAAGGCCCGCAGATTCCTGCAGGTGAAGTGTATTTCGAAGCCGAAAACCCGAAGGGTGCGCTTGGCTTCTTTATCGCCTCGAAGGGTGGAGGTGTTCCATACCGCTTGAAGGTGCGCGGTCCGTCTTTCTGTAACCTCAGTATCCTCGATAAATTGATTCCTGGCCACTATTTGACCGACATCACCGTGATCCTTGGGTCGCTCGACTTCGTGATGGGCGAATGCGATAGGTAG
- a CDS encoding NAD(P)H-dependent oxidoreductase subunit E translates to MNLKPETIEKIDKLVPRYPTMKSAALPLCHLVQEDQGYLSNEAMEWIAARLELQPINILEIVTFYPMLRTEPTGKHHVRVCRTLPCALAGAYQTCERLEKEFNCKVGHTSEDGSVTLEFVECHADCGKGPVVMVGEDEYTDIDPDKASELAAKIKNGTL, encoded by the coding sequence ATGAACTTAAAACCCGAAACAATCGAAAAAATTGATAAGCTGGTGCCGCGTTATCCGACGATGAAGAGCGCCGCGCTGCCGCTGTGCCACTTGGTGCAAGAGGATCAGGGCTATCTTTCGAACGAAGCGATGGAGTGGATTGCCGCTCGTCTAGAGCTGCAGCCGATCAACATCCTAGAGATTGTCACATTCTACCCGATGCTCCGCACGGAGCCGACCGGTAAGCACCACGTGCGTGTTTGCCGCACACTACCGTGTGCACTCGCTGGAGCGTATCAGACCTGTGAGCGCCTAGAGAAAGAGTTCAACTGTAAGGTCGGCCACACCAGTGAAGATGGTTCGGTGACACTTGAGTTTGTCGAATGCCACGCAGACTGCGGTAAAGGCCCAGTCGTCATGGTCGGCGAAGACGAATATACTGATATCGATCCGGACAAGGCGTCTGAGCTCGCTGCAAAAATCAAAAATGGCACCCTGTAA
- the nuoF gene encoding NADH-quinone oxidoreductase subunit NuoF yields MALEQKRLIFKHVDEPGYTNDIDCYIKHGGYDQLKKAVTLKPEDICADVLTSGVRGRGGAGFPAGMKWKFLDRKSGKPIYLVCNADESEPGTFKDREIIHQDPHQLIEGMMCTAFAIQAKLAFIYIRGEFFQGYKILERAIEEAREKNLLGDNILGSGYSCDIIVHRGAGAYICGEETGLIESIEGNRANPRIKPPYFPAALGLYQCPTIVNNVETLCDVKHIVEMGGEEFAKIGTPGNTGTRIWCVSGHVQKPGYYEFPCSALTLGQLINDVCGGLKPGRKLKAVIPGGSSSKILRADERFTGKLKDGTEYDWGIEDIPMDFDSLAAVGSMSGSGGVIVMDDSTDMVEALANLNYFYAHESCGQCTPCREGVPWMRKVTQRMCDGEAREEDADLLKSIADQIAGRTICAFGEAAAWPVQSFIAKFKDEFVEKAREQAARRKEGQEPAKETTLI; encoded by the coding sequence ATGGCGCTAGAGCAAAAAAGGCTGATTTTTAAGCACGTTGATGAGCCCGGCTACACCAACGATATCGATTGCTACATTAAGCACGGTGGCTACGACCAACTCAAGAAGGCGGTCACGCTGAAGCCCGAAGATATCTGCGCGGACGTGCTGACATCGGGTGTGCGTGGACGTGGCGGCGCGGGTTTTCCTGCCGGCATGAAGTGGAAGTTCCTCGACCGTAAGTCTGGTAAGCCGATCTACCTCGTCTGTAATGCGGACGAATCCGAACCTGGCACTTTCAAGGACCGTGAAATCATCCACCAAGATCCGCATCAGTTGATCGAAGGTATGATGTGCACCGCATTTGCGATTCAAGCAAAGCTCGCATTCATTTATATCCGCGGCGAATTCTTCCAAGGATACAAGATTCTCGAACGTGCGATCGAAGAAGCGCGTGAGAAAAATCTCCTCGGCGACAACATTCTCGGTTCCGGCTATTCGTGCGACATTATCGTCCACCGTGGTGCGGGCGCTTACATTTGTGGCGAAGAGACTGGCCTGATCGAATCGATCGAAGGCAATCGTGCAAATCCACGGATTAAGCCTCCATATTTCCCTGCAGCGCTCGGTCTGTATCAGTGCCCGACGATTGTAAACAACGTCGAGACATTGTGTGATGTGAAGCACATCGTCGAGATGGGTGGCGAAGAGTTCGCTAAGATCGGCACTCCAGGCAATACTGGCACACGTATTTGGTGTGTGTCGGGCCACGTGCAAAAGCCTGGTTACTATGAATTTCCTTGTTCCGCGCTGACGCTCGGGCAGTTGATCAACGATGTTTGCGGCGGCCTCAAGCCCGGACGCAAACTGAAGGCGGTCATCCCTGGTGGATCCTCCTCGAAGATTCTACGCGCGGATGAGCGTTTTACCGGAAAACTCAAAGATGGCACCGAATACGACTGGGGCATTGAAGATATCCCAATGGATTTCGACAGCCTCGCTGCGGTCGGTTCGATGTCTGGCTCCGGTGGTGTGATCGTAATGGATGATTCGACTGATATGGTCGAAGCCCTTGCGAATTTGAACTATTTCTACGCCCACGAAAGTTGTGGTCAGTGCACACCATGCCGCGAAGGTGTGCCATGGATGCGCAAGGTCACACAGCGCATGTGTGACGGCGAAGCCCGCGAGGAAGATGCAGATTTATTGAAATCAATTGCCGATCAAATCGCAGGTCGCACGATTTGTGCTTTCGGTGAAGCAGCTGCTTGGCCGGTTCAAAGTTTCATCGCTAAATTCAAAGACGAGTTCGTGGAGAAAGCCCGCGAACAAGCCGCCCGCCGCAAGGAAGGGCAAGAGCCAGCTAAGGAGACCACGCTGATCTAA
- a CDS encoding 2Fe-2S iron-sulfur cluster-binding protein, producing the protein MNIQNIVENITINIDGQDISVPKGINIIEAVKLAGKGAEVPHYCYHPKLSISGNCRMCMVEMGMPMRDRGTGEPVLDENGVQKIGWMPKPTIGCATNAAPGMHIRTNTEMVKESRNGVTEFLLINHPLDCPICDQAGECKLQEFSAEHGRGYSRFIEQKNVKPKRTKLGSRVTLDDERCILCARCIRFSKEIAKDDVLGFVDRGTYSTLTCYPGKELEHNYSLNTVDICPVGALTSTDFRFKMRVWFLKRTNSICTESSVGANTEIWSREGKIYRITPRRNDAVNDTWMTDSARELFKASESDDRLTHYTIEGVHKSDVETAAAAAELLKAGDVALVGSAGSSIEEQFFYRLIADRSKASVSLVSHTGEGDGILLSEDRTPNLRGALLNGLISKLPEADLTAVADKIKSGAIKTLVVVNEDVTQLGIPSELLAKVKVIYFGTHANAVSQVANVVCPSLMVYEKDGSFVNQSFILQKFKAAVPGPRGIQSDVTVLEKIVAGLGEEKPTALTMDVAWERIADTMSAFEGLSWRGISDEGVALDPAAFIDLPFVETKNLKFDPVAFKEAQAASTEA; encoded by the coding sequence ATGAATATTCAAAACATAGTCGAAAATATCACCATCAACATTGATGGGCAGGACATTTCTGTGCCGAAAGGCATCAACATCATCGAAGCGGTGAAGCTTGCAGGCAAGGGCGCGGAAGTGCCGCACTACTGCTACCACCCGAAGCTATCGATCTCCGGTAACTGCCGCATGTGCATGGTTGAAATGGGCATGCCGATGCGTGACCGTGGCACCGGCGAGCCCGTGCTCGACGAGAATGGTGTGCAGAAGATCGGTTGGATGCCAAAGCCGACCATCGGTTGCGCGACCAATGCGGCGCCTGGGATGCACATCCGCACCAACACCGAGATGGTGAAAGAGTCGCGCAATGGTGTGACCGAATTTTTATTGATCAATCACCCGTTGGATTGCCCGATTTGCGACCAAGCTGGTGAATGTAAGCTACAGGAGTTCTCTGCGGAACACGGTCGTGGCTACAGCCGCTTCATTGAGCAGAAGAACGTAAAGCCGAAGCGCACGAAGCTTGGCTCACGTGTGACGCTTGACGACGAACGCTGCATTCTTTGCGCACGTTGCATACGTTTCAGTAAGGAAATCGCTAAGGACGACGTGCTAGGCTTTGTTGATCGTGGCACTTACTCCACATTGACTTGCTATCCCGGCAAAGAGCTAGAGCACAACTACTCGCTCAACACCGTTGATATTTGCCCAGTTGGCGCACTGACGAGCACAGACTTCCGCTTTAAGATGCGTGTTTGGTTCCTCAAGCGCACCAATAGCATTTGCACGGAAAGTAGTGTCGGCGCGAATACCGAAATTTGGAGCCGTGAAGGTAAGATCTACCGCATCACACCGCGTCGTAATGATGCCGTGAATGATACATGGATGACCGACTCCGCTCGCGAACTCTTCAAGGCGTCCGAATCGGATGACCGTCTTACACACTACACCATCGAAGGTGTGCACAAGAGTGATGTTGAGACCGCGGCCGCAGCCGCTGAGTTGCTCAAAGCTGGCGATGTCGCACTCGTCGGTTCCGCTGGAAGTTCGATTGAAGAACAGTTTTTCTATCGTTTGATCGCAGATCGCTCCAAGGCATCTGTCTCACTGGTCAGTCATACTGGGGAAGGGGATGGCATCTTGCTTTCTGAGGACCGCACTCCGAATCTTCGTGGTGCCTTGCTGAATGGTTTGATTTCGAAACTACCCGAAGCGGATCTGACTGCAGTTGCAGATAAGATTAAGTCTGGCGCGATCAAGACGCTCGTGGTCGTCAACGAAGACGTCACGCAGCTCGGCATTCCATCGGAGCTATTGGCGAAGGTGAAAGTCATTTATTTCGGCACACATGCGAATGCTGTGAGCCAAGTCGCCAACGTCGTATGCCCATCTTTGATGGTGTATGAGAAAGACGGCTCGTTCGTGAATCAAAGCTTTATTCTTCAGAAGTTCAAAGCAGCGGTGCCTGGTCCACGTGGTATCCAATCGGATGTTACAGTGCTCGAAAAGATCGTCGCTGGCTTAGGTGAAGAAAAGCCAACCGCGTTGACGATGGACGTCGCTTGGGAGCGTATCGCAGACACGATGAGCGCCTTTGAAGGTCTTAGCTGGCGCGGTATTTCCGATGAGGGCGTCGCGCTTGATCCGGCTGCATTCATCGATTTGCCTTTCGTTGAAACTAAGAATCTAAAATTCGATCCAGTCGCGTTCAAGGAGGCGCAAGCCGCTTCCACTGAAGCTTAA
- a CDS encoding complex I subunit 1 family protein yields MELLTNSLPFVLPIVFSIAMISVFMGLCSYSVLAERKVSSWIQGRTGPNRTRLPLLGHIPILGNIMTRLGLFQPVADGLKFLFKEEITPGHVKHFYYYLAPVLALTPALATMVVLPFGRYVDPSGVVQPLVLANIDVGMLFILGVSSLGVYGIVLAGWSSNSKYPFLGAIRASAQMVSYELAMGLSILPVFMWASAPGSDYGLSLFGVVESQSGLWLVIWQPLSALIFLVSVFAETNRLPFDMAESETDLVGGFHTEYGCFKFGLFFVAEYAHVIMGSALFVCLFLGGWNFLPGMADPWGTSEFGAVLSVLWFMAKVFFMIFFFIWVRWTLPRFRYDQVMALGWKILLPLAIGNLIFNTLLIALRDTAGF; encoded by the coding sequence ATGGAATTACTAACAAACTCGCTTCCGTTCGTCTTACCGATTGTTTTCTCAATCGCGATGATCTCCGTCTTTATGGGACTTTGCAGCTACTCCGTTCTCGCGGAGCGCAAGGTGTCCAGTTGGATTCAAGGCCGCACTGGCCCGAATCGCACACGCCTGCCATTACTCGGACACATTCCGATCCTTGGTAACATCATGACGCGCCTCGGGCTCTTTCAGCCCGTAGCCGATGGTCTGAAGTTCCTCTTCAAGGAGGAGATCACACCCGGTCACGTGAAGCACTTTTACTACTATTTGGCACCCGTGTTGGCATTGACGCCCGCATTGGCGACCATGGTGGTGCTTCCGTTCGGTCGCTACGTGGATCCTTCGGGAGTCGTGCAGCCGCTCGTGCTCGCGAATATCGACGTCGGCATGCTCTTCATCTTGGGCGTTTCTTCGCTCGGTGTGTATGGCATCGTTCTGGCTGGTTGGTCTTCGAACAGTAAATATCCATTCCTCGGTGCGATTCGTGCATCCGCGCAGATGGTTTCTTACGAGTTGGCAATGGGACTTTCCATTCTGCCAGTCTTTATGTGGGCATCCGCTCCGGGCTCTGACTACGGTCTGTCGCTCTTCGGTGTGGTTGAATCGCAGTCCGGTCTATGGCTCGTCATCTGGCAGCCGTTGTCTGCATTGATTTTCCTCGTTTCGGTTTTTGCTGAAACGAACCGTCTGCCATTCGATATGGCGGAATCCGAAACCGACCTCGTTGGTGGTTTCCATACTGAGTATGGTTGCTTCAAATTCGGTCTGTTCTTCGTGGCCGAGTATGCGCACGTCATCATGGGCTCGGCCTTGTTCGTCTGCCTGTTCCTCGGTGGTTGGAACTTCCTTCCTGGGATGGCAGATCCTTGGGGCACGAGTGAATTCGGCGCGGTGCTTTCCGTGCTCTGGTTCATGGCGAAGGTCTTCTTTATGATCTTCTTCTTCATCTGGGTGCGCTGGACACTGCCGCGCTTCCGTTATGACCAAGTGATGGCACTCGGCTGGAAGATTCTGCTTCCGCTCGCTATCGGTAATCTCATTTTCAATACGCTGCTCATCGCTCTACGCGATACAGCTGGCTTCTAA
- a CDS encoding NADH-quinone oxidoreductase subunit I, translated as MAKTKVMERKPLSFAEKTFIPQIVTGLKTTLGQMFDKTITLEYPEHRPVISENYRGVPTLVRDPNGREKCVSCQLCEFVCPPKAIRITPGEIDAEADPERAHIEKAPKEFDINMLRCIYCGLCQEVCPEEAIVLQDIFSMSGYSREEMINKKDKLYELGGTLPDKHHKWDKKKAAEEAGNAH; from the coding sequence ATGGCTAAGACTAAAGTTATGGAGCGCAAGCCGCTCTCTTTCGCGGAGAAAACATTCATTCCGCAAATCGTTACCGGGTTGAAGACCACTCTGGGGCAGATGTTTGATAAGACCATCACTCTGGAATATCCGGAGCATCGCCCTGTGATTTCTGAAAACTATCGCGGAGTGCCGACACTGGTGCGTGACCCGAATGGTCGCGAGAAGTGTGTCTCTTGTCAGTTGTGCGAGTTTGTTTGCCCACCTAAGGCGATTCGTATCACTCCAGGTGAGATCGATGCCGAGGCAGATCCAGAACGTGCACACATCGAGAAGGCGCCTAAGGAATTCGATATCAACATGCTGCGCTGCATTTACTGTGGCCTGTGTCAGGAGGTTTGCCCCGAAGAGGCGATCGTCTTGCAGGATATTTTCTCTATGTCGGGCTACAGCCGCGAAGAGATGATTAACAAGAAGGACAAGCTCTACGAATTGGGCGGCACCTTACCGGACAAGCACCACAAGTGGGACAAGAAGAAGGCCGCTGAAGAAGCCGGCAACGCGCACTGA
- a CDS encoding NADH-quinone oxidoreductase subunit J codes for MIDLLFYIFSAVTLIAAVLMVLMPNAVNSAFCMIVAFLGTAALFVLLEAYFLAIIQVVVYAGAVMVLFLFIIMLLDVEKEQGAEFKHKLTVAASAIGFLLFVVLLFTTFTGGHLPEPTLTAVTENPEVFDAGVPFTTSSKSFGYSLFTKYMLPFQVAGFLLLAAMIGVIVVSKGNKREESIETK; via the coding sequence ATGATTGATCTACTCTTTTATATTTTCTCAGCGGTTACGCTCATTGCGGCCGTGTTGATGGTGCTGATGCCGAATGCGGTGAATAGCGCTTTCTGCATGATCGTTGCGTTCCTTGGCACTGCGGCACTCTTCGTGTTGTTGGAGGCCTACTTCCTCGCGATCATTCAAGTCGTGGTGTATGCAGGTGCGGTCATGGTGCTGTTCCTGTTTATTATCATGCTTCTGGATGTCGAGAAAGAGCAGGGCGCCGAGTTTAAGCACAAGCTCACAGTTGCTGCTTCGGCGATTGGTTTCTTATTGTTTGTAGTGCTTCTCTTCACGACTTTCACTGGCGGACATCTGCCAGAGCCTACACTGACCGCAGTGACCGAGAACCCCGAAGTCTTCGATGCGGGTGTGCCGTTTACCACATCCTCCAAGTCTTTTGGTTACAGCCTCTTTACTAAATACATGCTGCCGTTTCAAGTGGCTGGCTTCCTTCTCCTTGCCGCTATGATCGGCGTGATTGTCGTGTCTAAAGGAAATAAGAGAGAAGAAAGTATAGAGACGAAATAG
- a CDS encoding four helix bundle protein produces the protein MTKSNPAAEKSYAFALRIVKLRRYLREEKSEYDISKQILRSGTSIGANVEEALGGHSRKDFKHKLSISYKEARETHYWLRLLRDSDFINEDSAESLLNDCDELLKIIGSTLITLNKDNDEGN, from the coding sequence ATGACTAAATCTAATCCAGCTGCAGAAAAGTCTTATGCTTTTGCTTTGCGCATCGTTAAGTTGCGTCGCTATCTGCGCGAAGAGAAGTCAGAGTATGATATTTCGAAGCAAATATTACGCAGTGGGACTTCAATTGGTGCGAACGTTGAAGAAGCCCTAGGCGGGCATTCTCGGAAAGATTTTAAACACAAATTGTCGATCTCTTATAAAGAAGCGCGCGAGACCCACTATTGGTTACGCCTGCTTCGTGACTCAGATTTTATCAATGAAGACTCTGCTGAGTCTCTGCTCAATGATTGCGATGAACTTCTAAAAATCATCGGTTCAACTTTAATTACGCTTAATAAGGATAATGATGAAGGAAACTAG
- the nuoK gene encoding NADH-quinone oxidoreductase subunit NuoK — protein sequence MTVGLNAFILVAGLLFAVGLLGVILRQNTLVIYMSLELMLNAVNLALVAFSRYNGTMDGNLFVFFIITVAAAEVAVGLAIIVALFRRRQSVMVDQLNALSR from the coding sequence ATGACTGTCGGACTTAATGCTTTTATTCTCGTAGCCGGACTGCTGTTTGCAGTGGGGCTGCTCGGGGTGATCCTTCGCCAAAACACGCTCGTCATTTATATGTCGCTTGAGCTGATGCTCAATGCGGTGAATTTGGCGCTCGTGGCATTCTCTCGTTATAACGGGACAATGGACGGCAACCTCTTCGTCTTTTTCATCATCACCGTAGCGGCTGCCGAAGTCGCCGTCGGCCTGGCAATCATCGTCGCACTATTCCGACGTCGTCAGTCTGTCATGGTGGACCAACTTAACGCTCTGAGTCGCTAA